From the Argopecten irradians isolate NY chromosome 13, Ai_NY, whole genome shotgun sequence genome, one window contains:
- the LOC138306412 gene encoding uncharacterized protein — MRLLTSIVLLAVLAALGHAQFNPTLSVDSCTSSKLKITLENAADGGIIYIQGQTSACKQTTSSATTVHEFDFASCGISWADSFKMIVQKKALYQTGDDKQIPIMCIMDLTDLTVANNLNALDKDDDAGQNLTVKPTASMKLYRDGIDIGGSNVKLTDVITMSIELDPEFRDDFDIVAKDCTAATIPIINAKCAADVDLFPDFSKPQQGYLVSSFGAFRTTDLNGGSVAMTFSCTLTVCANMCSATTCPSGDGYGRKRRGISKRQADAAPAIDDISVGTTVTIAAEEVILEGPADDGSVCMNKSGFLAGIVGLSLSLLIAVVATVYMARKLKERKKALDKANGTGMTSVAMG, encoded by the exons ATGAGACTGTTAACATCTATCGTTCTCCTTGCCGTCCTGGCAGCACTTGGACATGCGCAATTCAACCCTACAT TGTCGGTCGACAGCTGTACATCTAGCAAGCTGAAAATAACGTTGGAGAACGCCGCTGATGGAGGAATCATCTACATCCAGGGACAGACATCGGCATGTAAACAAACCACCAGTTCCGCTACCACTGTACACGAGTTCGACTTCGCCTCCTGTGGTATTTCATGG GCGGATTCGTTTAAGATGATTGTACAGAAGAAGGCCCTGTACCAGACTGGAGACGACAAACAGATCCCGATCATGTGTATCATGGACCTTACAGATCTCACTGTGGCCAACAACTTAAACGCCCT GGACAAGGATGACGACGCGGGTCAAAATTTGACCGTGAAGCCGACAGCTTCCATGAAGCTATACCGAGATGGAATAGACATTGGAGGAAGCAACGTCAAACTGACTGACGTCATCACTATGAGTATCGAACTAGACCCAGAATTCCGCG ACGACTTTGACATAGTCGCCAAGGATTGTACCGCTGCCACCATACCTATCATCAACGCAAA GTGTGCCGCCGATGTCGACTTGTTCCCAGATTTCTCCAAGCCTCAACAAGGCTATCTTGTCAGCAGTTTCGGGGCCTTCAGAACGACAGACCTTAATGGAGGATCAGTGGCCATGACATTCTCCTGTACTTTGACTGTTTGTGCTAATATGTGCTCAGCG ACAACTTGCCCCAGTGGTGATGGATATGGCCGTAAGAGGAGAGGGATCTCGAAGAGACAAGCCGACGCCGCTCCCGCCATTGATGACATCAGTGTTGGTACCACCGTTACCATAGCAGCGGAAGAGGTCATCCTTGAAG GTCCCGCTGATGATGGCAGCGTCTGTATGAACAAATCTGGATTCCTTGCTGGTATTGTCGGTCTGTCATTGTCTCTCCTCATCGCGGTAGTCGCCACAGTGTACATGGCCAGGAAACTTAAGGAAAGGAAGAAGGCTCTCGATAAAGCTAACGGTACAGGCATGACGTCAGTCGCTATGGGATAA
- the LOC138305622 gene encoding uncharacterized protein, with amino-acid sequence MEGEAPVGSMEDEASVGSMEGEAPIGSMEGEAPQKLTGHLTVDSCTSSKLKLTLENAADGGIIYIQGQTSACKQTTSSASTVHEFDFASCGIAWADSFKMIVQKKALYQTGDDKQIPIMCIMDLTDLTVANNLNALDKDDDAGQNLTVKPTASMKLYRAGIDIGGSNVKLTDVITMSIELDPEFRDDFDIVAKDCTAATIPIINSKCAADVDLFPDFAKPQQGYLVSSFGAFRTTDLNGGSVAMTFSCTLTVCANMCSAVCSYSLSRHMFRFQKLFCFANRLEALTYYISLFRIS; translated from the exons ATGGAgggcgaagccccggtagggAGTATGGAGGACGAAGCCTCGGTAGGGAGTATGGAGGGCGAAGCCCCGATAGGGAGTATGGAgggcgaagccccccagaagctgacgggaCATT TGACGGTGGATAGTTGTACATCCAGCAAACTCAAGCTGACGTTGGAGAACGCCGCTGACGGTGGAATCATCTACATCCAAGGACAGACATCGGCCTGTAAACAAACCACCAGTTCCGCCTCTACTGTGCACGAGTTTGACTTCGCCTCCTGTGGTATAGCTTGG GCAGATTCGTTTAAGATGATTGTACAGAAGAAGGCCCTGTACCAGACTGGAGACGACAAACAGATCCCGATCATGTGTATCATGGACCTTACGGATCTCACTGTGGCCAACAACTTAAACGCCCT GGACAAGGATGACGACGCGGGTCAAAATTTGACCGTGAAGCCGACAGCTTCCATGAAGCTATACCGAGCTGGAATAGACATTGGAGGCAGCAACGTCAAACTGACTGACGTCATCACTATGAGTATCGAACTAGACCCAGAATTCCGCG ATGACTTTGATATTGTCGCCAAGGATTGTACCGCCGCCACCATACCTATCATCAACTCCAA ATGTGCCGCCGATGTTGACTTGTTCCCAGATTTTGCCAAGCCTCAACAGGGCTATCTTGTCAGCAGTTTCGGGGCCTTCAGAACGACCGACCTCAATGGAGGATCAGTGGCCATGACATTCTCCTGTACTTTGACTGTTTGTGCTAATATGTGCTCAGCGGTATGTTCATACAGTTTATCTCGTCACATGTTTCGATTTCAAAAACTATTTTGTTTCGCAAATAGATTGGAAGCgcttacatattatatatctcTTTTCCGTATATCTTAA
- the LOC138305623 gene encoding uncharacterized protein, which yields HLLLLQTTCPSGDGYGRKRRGISKRQADAAPAIDDISVGTTVTIAAEEVILEGPAENDEVCMNKSGFVAGIVGLSLSLLIAVVATVYMARKLKERKKALDKANGTGMTSVAMDL from the exons CATCTGTTATTGTTACAGACCACTTGCCCAAGTGGTGACGGATATGGCCGTAAGAGGAGAGGGATCTCGAAGAGACAAGCCGACGCCGCTCCCGCCATTGATGACATCAGTGTTGGTACCACCGTTACCATAGCAGCGGAAGAGGTCATCCTTGAAG GTCCCGCTGAAAACGATGAGGTCTGTATGAACAAATCTGGATTCGTTGCTGGTATCGTCGGTCTGTCATTGTCTCTCCTCATCGCGGTAGTCGCCACAGTGTACATGGCCAGGAAACTCAAGGAAAGGAAGAAGGCTCTCGATAAAGCTAACGGTACAGGCATGACGTCAGTCGCTATGGATCTCTGA
- the LOC138305507 gene encoding BPTI/Kunitz domain-containing protein 4-like, whose amino-acid sequence MNSLLPILLVAGLACVYGASLNGLLCGPVCMMYCPFGNELNEKGCPLCKCKPNPDLVIMDMSTAAVEVATKPACPQVMCMIYCPQGNLLGDDGCPKCACN is encoded by the exons ATGAACTCTCTGTTACCAATACTCCTTGTTGCCGGACTGGCCTGTGTGTATG GCGCCAGTTTGAATGGTCTGCTTTGTGGCCCAGTGTGTATGATGTACTGTCCCTTTGGGAATGAACTAAACGAGAAAGGATGTCCCTTGTGCAAATGTA AACCCAATCCTGATCTTGTAATTATGGACATGTCCACAGCAGCAGTTGAAGTTGCAACCAAGCCCGCTTGCCCCCAGGTAATGTGTATGATCTACTGTCCACAAGGGAACCTTCTCGGCGATGACGGATGCCCAAAATGTGCCTGCAACTAA